A stretch of the Ptiloglossa arizonensis isolate GNS036 chromosome 1, iyPtiAriz1_principal, whole genome shotgun sequence genome encodes the following:
- the LOC143144873 gene encoding purine nucleoside phosphorylase isoform X2, which translates to MPFEKFDASIGHNSYQHLQRPANNEFLHTNVKHLHHSTYTFEALQESAQYLLDRIRIKPRIGIICGSGLGLLADSLEDKQFFPYEEIPHFPTSTVKGHTGQMVFGYLQNVPVMCMQGRFHYYEGYPLWKCSMPVRVMKLVGVTHLIATNAAGGLNPTYKVGDIMMVKDHVNMMGFAGNNPLQGPNDDRFGPRFPPMNKAYNDTLLKIGQQVATEMGIADIVHKGVYTCLGGPNFETVAELKMLRMVGVDAVGMSTVHEVITARHCDLVVFAFSLITNECITEYENHEETNHEEVMGVGKARQQLIRDYVSGIVKRVQDTFKLETQRLE; encoded by the exons ATGCCTTTCGAGAAGTTCGACGCCTCCATCGGCCACAACTCGTACCAGCATCTCCAACGACCCGCGAACAACGAGTTCTTGCACACGAACGTCAAGCATTTGCACCACAGCAC CTATACGTTCGAGGCCCTGCAAGAATCGGCGCAGTACCTCTTGGACCGCATCAGAATCAAGCCAAGGATCGGAATAATATGCGGCAGCGGACTAG GTTTGCTGGCGGATTCCCTCGAGGACAAGCAGTTCTTTCCTTACGAGGAAATCCCACATTTCCCTACATCTACCGTCAAGGGTCACACAGGTCAGATGGTCTTTGGTTACCTACAGAATGTGCCGGTGATGTGTATGCAGGGACGATTTCATTATTACGAAGGTTACCCGCTCTGGAAG TGCTCGATGCCGGTAAGAGTTATGAAGCTCGTGGGCGTGACTCATCTGATTGCGACAAACGCAGCGGGAGGTCTAAATCCCACGTACAAGGTTGGCGACATTATGATGGTGAAGGATCACGTGAACATGATGGGTTTTGCGGGGAATAACCCGCTTCAAGGACCCAACGACGACAG ATTCGGCCCGAGGTTCCCGCCCATGAACAAAGCCTACAACGACACGCTTCTAAAAATAGGCCAACAAGTAGCAACGGAGATGGGCATCGCCGATATCGTACACAAAGGGGTGTACACGTGCCTGGGTGGGCCGAATTTCGAGACTGTTGCCGAATTGAAGATGTTGAGGATGGTCGGCGTCGACGCGGTCG GTATGTCCACCGTTCACGAAGTGATCACCGCCAGACATTGCGACCTGGTGGTCTTTGCCTTCAGCTTGATCACGAACGAGTGCATCACGGAGTACGAGAACCACGAGGAAACGAATCACGAAGAGGTGATGGGCGTAGGAAAAGCGAGGCAACAGTTGATCCGGGATTACGTGTCGGGTATCGTGAAACGTGTGCAGGACACGTTCAAGTTGGAAACGCAACGATTGGAGTAA
- the LOC143144873 gene encoding purine nucleoside phosphorylase isoform X1, with product MPFEKFDASIGHNSYQHLQRPANNEFLHTNVKHLHHSTYTFEALQESAQYLLDRIRIKPRIGIICGSGLGTNEQNELCPGLLADSLEDKQFFPYEEIPHFPTSTVKGHTGQMVFGYLQNVPVMCMQGRFHYYEGYPLWKCSMPVRVMKLVGVTHLIATNAAGGLNPTYKVGDIMMVKDHVNMMGFAGNNPLQGPNDDRFGPRFPPMNKAYNDTLLKIGQQVATEMGIADIVHKGVYTCLGGPNFETVAELKMLRMVGVDAVGMSTVHEVITARHCDLVVFAFSLITNECITEYENHEETNHEEVMGVGKARQQLIRDYVSGIVKRVQDTFKLETQRLE from the exons ATGCCTTTCGAGAAGTTCGACGCCTCCATCGGCCACAACTCGTACCAGCATCTCCAACGACCCGCGAACAACGAGTTCTTGCACACGAACGTCAAGCATTTGCACCACAGCAC CTATACGTTCGAGGCCCTGCAAGAATCGGCGCAGTACCTCTTGGACCGCATCAGAATCAAGCCAAGGATCGGAATAATATGCGGCAGCGGACTAG GAACAAATGAACAAAACGAGTTGTGTCCAGGTTTGCTGGCGGATTCCCTCGAGGACAAGCAGTTCTTTCCTTACGAGGAAATCCCACATTTCCCTACATCTACCGTCAAGGGTCACACAGGTCAGATGGTCTTTGGTTACCTACAGAATGTGCCGGTGATGTGTATGCAGGGACGATTTCATTATTACGAAGGTTACCCGCTCTGGAAG TGCTCGATGCCGGTAAGAGTTATGAAGCTCGTGGGCGTGACTCATCTGATTGCGACAAACGCAGCGGGAGGTCTAAATCCCACGTACAAGGTTGGCGACATTATGATGGTGAAGGATCACGTGAACATGATGGGTTTTGCGGGGAATAACCCGCTTCAAGGACCCAACGACGACAG ATTCGGCCCGAGGTTCCCGCCCATGAACAAAGCCTACAACGACACGCTTCTAAAAATAGGCCAACAAGTAGCAACGGAGATGGGCATCGCCGATATCGTACACAAAGGGGTGTACACGTGCCTGGGTGGGCCGAATTTCGAGACTGTTGCCGAATTGAAGATGTTGAGGATGGTCGGCGTCGACGCGGTCG GTATGTCCACCGTTCACGAAGTGATCACCGCCAGACATTGCGACCTGGTGGTCTTTGCCTTCAGCTTGATCACGAACGAGTGCATCACGGAGTACGAGAACCACGAGGAAACGAATCACGAAGAGGTGATGGGCGTAGGAAAAGCGAGGCAACAGTTGATCCGGGATTACGTGTCGGGTATCGTGAAACGTGTGCAGGACACGTTCAAGTTGGAAACGCAACGATTGGAGTAA